One window of Rasiella rasia genomic DNA carries:
- a CDS encoding universal stress protein encodes MKRILVPTDFSPQAENALKVAAQIARKNKAEIYLEHSLDLPSHLANSGNSGAMPESLYFIKLAEQNFEKLLKREYLSGVPIHQAIGHDEIYNDVQLAVTEKKIDLIVMGSHGTSGFKEMFIGSNAEKVVRTSHIPVLVIKNEHTTFDINNFVFATDFSEECKKPFKSAQQFAKAMGAKMHLLFVNTPADFKTSEEADAIMTRFLSGMQAENYTTNVYNDTSVEKGILGFARKIDAQLIGMSTHGRKGLSHFFNGSVSEDLVNHANMPVITFKI; translated from the coding sequence ATGAAACGTATTCTCGTTCCCACCGACTTTTCGCCTCAAGCAGAAAACGCCTTAAAGGTTGCGGCTCAAATTGCAAGAAAAAACAAGGCCGAAATCTATCTAGAACACTCGCTAGACTTACCATCTCATTTAGCAAATTCTGGTAATAGTGGGGCGATGCCAGAATCACTCTATTTTATCAAGCTGGCAGAACAAAATTTCGAGAAACTTTTAAAACGCGAGTATTTATCTGGAGTACCAATACATCAGGCTATTGGGCATGACGAAATTTACAACGATGTACAATTGGCCGTTACTGAAAAAAAAATAGACCTCATTGTAATGGGTTCTCATGGTACAAGTGGTTTTAAAGAGATGTTTATTGGTAGTAATGCCGAAAAGGTTGTTCGCACATCACACATTCCGGTTTTGGTGATTAAAAATGAGCACACCACATTCGACATTAACAACTTTGTTTTCGCAACCGATTTCAGCGAAGAATGTAAAAAGCCCTTCAAGAGTGCGCAACAATTTGCCAAAGCAATGGGGGCTAAAATGCACTTGCTCTTTGTAAACACCCCTGCAGACTTCAAAACAAGCGAAGAAGCAGACGCTATTATGACTCGCTTTCTAAGTGGTATGCAAGCAGAAAACTATACCACCAATGTGTATAACGATACGAGTGTTGAAAAGGGTATTTTAGGCTTTGCTCGCAAGATAGACGCGCAACTTATTGGAATGAGCACACATGGCAGAAAAGGATTATCACATTTTTTTAACGGAAGTGTAAGTGAAGATTTAGTAAATCACGCAAATATGCCAGTAATCACTTTTAAAATTTAA
- a CDS encoding c-type cytochrome has translation MQKVKFINLPSIVSLILLALLLTFSNQTFAQGDNQADTANEAEQTTASTPEADGVGDTAAGEALFKANCAACHKLYKKATGPALFGVSKKYDRQWLYDWIHDSAGLIASGDAKAVKIFEENNKSPMTAFPALTETDIDNILAYTDTEKSTPPPPEVTTSGGAGTGGGVSNNIILGALALVFLLLVVMLFLVNNTLKKIATANGVAYPEQPKRTPIWKAFVENQFLVFVSAILLLLASAYFMYGFFMQVDVNQGYAPVQPIHYSHRIHAGENQIDCKYCHSSARKSKTSGIPSLNVCMNCHKNISEVSEDTYAMGKNEFGVDYNAEIQKLYKAVGWDEASQTYTGETEPVKWVRIHNLPDFAYFNHSQHVTVAGVECQTCHGPVEEMEIMEQFSPLTMGWCINCHRETNVNVAGNEYYKEIHDQLSKKYGVDQLTAAQMGGLECGKCHY, from the coding sequence ATGCAAAAGGTGAAGTTTATAAATCTACCCTCAATAGTATCGCTTATACTGTTGGCGCTCCTGTTAACTTTCTCAAACCAAACATTCGCACAAGGCGATAATCAAGCTGATACTGCAAATGAAGCAGAACAAACTACGGCTAGTACGCCAGAGGCAGATGGTGTTGGTGATACTGCTGCAGGTGAAGCACTGTTTAAAGCTAATTGTGCTGCCTGCCATAAGTTGTATAAAAAGGCTACAGGACCTGCGTTATTTGGAGTTTCTAAGAAGTACGATCGCCAATGGTTGTACGATTGGATTCATGACAGTGCCGGCCTTATTGCTTCTGGAGATGCGAAGGCGGTAAAGATATTTGAGGAGAACAACAAATCTCCAATGACGGCTTTCCCTGCATTGACCGAAACTGACATTGACAACATTTTAGCATATACAGATACTGAGAAGTCAACCCCGCCACCGCCAGAAGTTACTACTTCAGGTGGAGCCGGAACTGGTGGAGGTGTTTCAAATAATATTATTCTTGGTGCGTTGGCGCTGGTATTTTTGCTGTTAGTGGTGATGTTGTTTTTGGTGAACAACACCTTAAAGAAAATTGCAACTGCCAATGGTGTTGCATATCCTGAGCAGCCAAAACGCACTCCTATCTGGAAAGCGTTTGTTGAAAATCAATTTTTAGTTTTTGTAAGTGCAATTCTATTATTGTTAGCGTCTGCGTACTTTATGTATGGCTTCTTTATGCAGGTAGACGTAAATCAAGGTTATGCGCCGGTACAGCCTATTCACTATTCGCATAGAATTCATGCGGGAGAAAATCAGATAGACTGTAAGTACTGTCACTCATCTGCTAGAAAGAGTAAAACATCTGGAATACCATCGTTGAATGTATGTATGAATTGTCATAAGAACATTTCTGAAGTTTCTGAAGACACCTATGCTATGGGTAAAAATGAGTTTGGTGTAGATTATAACGCTGAAATTCAAAAACTTTATAAAGCTGTAGGTTGGGATGAAGCATCACAAACGTATACTGGAGAGACCGAACCAGTGAAGTGGGTTCGAATTCATAACTTGCCAGACTTTGCGTATTTCAATCACTCGCAGCACGTTACTGTGGCTGGAGTAGAGTGCCAGACATGTCACGGGCCAGTTGAAGAAATGGAGATTATGGAGCAGTTTTCACCACTTACTATGGGTTGGTGTATTAATTGTCACCGTGAGACCAATGTAAATGTGGCAGGAAACGAATATTACAAAGAAATTCATGATCAACTTTCTAAGAAATATGGAGTAGATCAGCTAACTGCAGCTCAAATGGGCGGGTTAGAATGTGGTAAGTGTCACTACTAA
- the infB gene encoding translation initiation factor IF-2, producing the protein MAETKTMRLSKVLREFNISLDRAVEFLGSKGYEVEARPTTKISGEEYEVLFDEFQTDKSKKVASKEVGEEKRKEKEELRLEREREQEEKEQAAEAKIEAKKVIKAEANLEGLKPVGKIDLEGDKTVKKKKEAAAPAEKEKEVVAKKEPAKEEAPKEKEAEKKPAAKSTKKKEEIVEEKAPVAKKAEVKPEEPAKKVEKKEEAPAKEATKEAPSEEATLGTDVVETNYKKLDGPNFTGKKIDLSQFKKPEKKKPAAKGGDDKEKRGRRRRISKGPGTSGGYNNNRGKGKGRTNVPKEEPTEEEIQKQVRETLEKLQGKSSKGKGAKYRREKRDIHRQKSEDELAQQELDSKLLKVTEFVTVSEVATMMDVPVTNVISACMSLGMMVTMNQRLDAETLTIVAEEFGYEVEFVTADIEESIFEEEDAPEDLIDRAPIVTVMGHVDHGKTSLLDYIREENVIAGESGGITQHIGAYGVQLENGQKIAFLDTPGHEAFTAMRARGAQVTDLAIIVIAADDDIMPQTKEAISHAQAAGVPIVFAINKIDRPTANPDKIKEGLAQMNLLVEDWGGKIQSHDISAKTGEGVKELLEKVLLEAELLELKANPDRQANGTVVEAFLDKGRGYVSTILVQGGTLKIGDYVLAGQHSGKVKAMQDERGKDVQKAGPSTPVSILGLDGAPQAGDKFNVFEDEREAKDIANKRTQLQREQSVRTQRHITLDEIGRRIALGDFKELNIILKGDVDGSVEALTDSFQKLSTDEIQVNIIHKAVGPITESDVLLASASDAIIIGFNVRPMGNARQIADKEEIDIRTYSIIYAAINDLKDAMEGMLSPEMKEEITGTAEIRETFKISKVGTIAGCMVTSGKILRSNGIRLIREGVVVYTGELASLKRFKDDVKEVAKGYDCGMQVKNYNDIFVGDIIEGFQEVAVKKKLKSK; encoded by the coding sequence ATGGCTGAAACAAAAACAATGAGGCTAAGCAAAGTATTGCGCGAATTCAATATCTCGCTAGATCGTGCCGTGGAATTTTTAGGTTCCAAGGGCTATGAGGTAGAGGCACGTCCTACTACCAAAATATCTGGTGAAGAATATGAAGTGCTGTTTGATGAATTTCAGACAGATAAGAGCAAGAAAGTAGCCTCAAAAGAAGTTGGCGAAGAAAAGCGTAAAGAAAAAGAAGAGTTGCGTCTAGAACGCGAACGTGAGCAAGAAGAGAAGGAGCAAGCCGCTGAAGCCAAAATAGAAGCCAAAAAGGTAATTAAAGCAGAAGCCAATTTAGAAGGTTTAAAACCTGTAGGTAAAATAGACCTAGAGGGCGACAAAACTGTGAAAAAGAAGAAGGAAGCTGCGGCTCCTGCTGAAAAGGAAAAGGAAGTAGTTGCTAAAAAGGAACCTGCTAAAGAAGAAGCTCCTAAAGAAAAAGAAGCTGAAAAGAAACCAGCTGCTAAGAGTACTAAAAAGAAGGAAGAAATAGTTGAAGAAAAAGCGCCAGTAGCTAAAAAGGCTGAGGTGAAACCTGAAGAACCTGCCAAAAAGGTGGAGAAAAAGGAAGAGGCTCCGGCAAAAGAAGCAACTAAAGAAGCGCCTTCTGAAGAAGCTACCCTAGGAACTGATGTTGTAGAAACAAACTATAAAAAACTTGATGGGCCAAATTTCACTGGTAAGAAAATAGATCTTTCTCAGTTCAAAAAGCCAGAGAAGAAAAAGCCAGCCGCTAAAGGAGGAGATGATAAAGAGAAACGAGGACGTCGAAGAAGAATAAGTAAAGGTCCAGGGACTTCGGGCGGTTATAATAATAACAGAGGTAAAGGAAAAGGGCGTACAAATGTGCCAAAAGAAGAGCCTACCGAAGAAGAAATCCAAAAACAAGTACGCGAGACCCTAGAAAAACTTCAAGGGAAATCGTCTAAAGGAAAAGGTGCTAAATACCGTAGAGAGAAACGAGATATCCACCGTCAAAAATCGGAGGACGAATTAGCACAACAAGAATTAGATAGCAAATTGCTGAAAGTAACAGAATTTGTTACCGTAAGTGAAGTTGCAACTATGATGGACGTGCCAGTGACTAATGTAATATCTGCATGTATGTCGCTAGGAATGATGGTGACTATGAACCAACGTCTAGACGCTGAAACGTTAACGATCGTTGCGGAAGAATTTGGTTACGAAGTTGAATTTGTAACTGCAGACATCGAAGAATCTATCTTTGAAGAAGAAGATGCTCCAGAAGATTTAATAGATAGAGCTCCTATTGTAACTGTAATGGGTCACGTAGATCACGGTAAAACATCGCTCTTGGATTATATTCGAGAAGAAAATGTAATTGCCGGTGAAAGTGGTGGAATTACACAGCACATTGGTGCATACGGTGTACAGCTGGAGAATGGTCAGAAAATCGCTTTCCTTGATACACCTGGTCACGAAGCCTTTACGGCAATGCGTGCTAGAGGAGCACAGGTAACAGATCTTGCTATCATTGTAATTGCAGCAGATGATGATATTATGCCACAAACAAAAGAGGCAATTTCTCACGCTCAGGCGGCTGGAGTTCCTATTGTTTTTGCCATTAACAAAATTGATAGACCTACCGCAAACCCAGACAAGATTAAGGAAGGGTTAGCCCAAATGAATCTTTTAGTAGAAGATTGGGGCGGAAAAATACAGTCGCATGACATCTCTGCGAAAACAGGAGAAGGTGTTAAAGAACTTTTAGAAAAAGTATTGCTTGAAGCTGAATTGTTAGAGCTAAAAGCAAATCCAGATAGACAAGCCAATGGTACGGTAGTAGAAGCATTCTTAGACAAAGGGCGAGGATATGTTTCAACGATTTTGGTGCAAGGTGGTACGTTAAAAATTGGAGATTACGTATTGGCTGGACAGCACAGTGGTAAAGTAAAGGCAATGCAAGATGAACGTGGTAAAGACGTCCAAAAAGCAGGTCCTTCTACCCCAGTCTCTATTCTAGGATTGGATGGAGCACCACAAGCCGGAGATAAGTTTAATGTGTTTGAAGATGAGCGTGAAGCAAAAGATATTGCTAACAAGCGCACCCAATTGCAACGTGAGCAGTCTGTTAGAACACAGCGTCATATTACTCTAGATGAAATTGGACGACGAATTGCACTTGGAGACTTTAAAGAGCTTAATATTATCCTAAAGGGTGATGTAGACGGTTCGGTTGAAGCGCTTACAGATTCGTTCCAGAAATTGTCTACAGACGAAATTCAAGTGAACATTATTCATAAGGCAGTTGGACCGATTACAGAAAGTGATGTATTATTAGCGTCTGCTTCAGATGCGATTATTATCGGATTTAACGTACGCCCAATGGGTAATGCAAGACAAATAGCCGATAAGGAAGAAATCGATATCCGTACTTATTCTATTATTTATGCAGCCATCAACGACCTGAAGGATGCAATGGAAGGAATGTTGTCTCCAGAAATGAAAGAGGAGATTACAGGTACTGCAGAGATTAGAGAAACCTTTAAGATTTCAAAAGTGGGAACTATTGCAGGTTGTATGGTTACCAGTGGTAAAATACTGAGAAGCAATGGTATTCGTTTAATACGCGAAGGCGTAGTAGTTTACACAGGTGAACTGGCATCGCTAAAACGATTCAAAGACGATGTGAAAGAAGTTGCGAAAGGTTACGACTGTGGTATGCAAGTGAAGAACTACAACGATATATTTGTTGGGGACATTATTGAAGGTTTCCAAGAAGTAGCGGTAAAGAAAAAGTTGAAATCGAAGTAA
- a CDS encoding SPOR domain-containing protein, which yields MKTSQIFKLFIASILILFTSEISFGQPATVTINQDSQIPKLLTLKKQLEKENKLSDGFTIQIYNGDLSKANYNMSRVRGSFSAWPVSLEYETPNYKVWVGDFTTRLEAERALLEIKKKFSSAFILQPAKGKN from the coding sequence ATGAAAACTTCTCAGATATTTAAATTGTTCATTGCCAGCATCTTAATTTTATTTACTTCGGAAATTTCCTTTGGCCAACCAGCTACTGTAACGATTAATCAAGACAGTCAGATTCCGAAGCTCCTTACCTTAAAAAAGCAACTTGAAAAGGAGAACAAATTAAGCGATGGATTCACCATACAAATTTACAATGGAGATTTATCTAAAGCGAATTATAATATGAGTCGGGTGCGAGGCAGCTTTTCTGCGTGGCCTGTGTCTTTAGAATACGAAACCCCTAATTACAAGGTTTGGGTGGGCGATTTCACCACGAGACTAGAAGCCGAAAGAGCCTTACTAGAGATAAAGAAGAAATTTTCGTCAGCATTTATTCTACAGCCTGCGAAAGGCAAAAATTAA
- a CDS encoding phenylacetate--CoA ligase family protein, which produces MKLGIATKSEEEIKAFQEHQLKETLAYVMANSAFYKRAYAQANVKVSDIQTLEDLQHLPVTTKDDLQQYNDDFFCVSETEIIDYVTTSGTMGNPVLVGLTDADLNRLAYNEALALSCSGITKQDTVQLMTTIDRRFMAGLAYFMGLRKLGASVIRVGSGVPELQWDSILKFSPTYLICVPSFLLKMIAYANTNGITISETSVKAAICIGEPIRDADFKLNALGKKIVSAWDIDLFTTYASTEMQTAFNECHNHNGGHLNPELLIAEILDEHNQPVSNEAVGELVITTLGVEGMPLVRFKTGDLVQKHVDLCDCGRNTPRLGPVIGRKQQMIKYKGTTIYPPAMYNVLQDFDQIQSFIIEIFKNDVGTDEIVLKVVSDDISETFKERIKDHFRAKLRVSPVIQFSTEELLSSLKFPKMSRKPVLLIDRR; this is translated from the coding sequence ATGAAACTAGGTATCGCAACAAAATCTGAAGAAGAAATTAAAGCCTTTCAAGAGCATCAATTGAAAGAAACGTTGGCGTATGTGATGGCTAATTCTGCGTTTTATAAAAGAGCGTATGCACAGGCAAATGTTAAAGTTTCAGACATTCAAACGCTAGAAGACCTGCAGCATCTTCCAGTGACCACAAAAGACGACTTACAGCAATACAATGACGATTTTTTCTGTGTTTCTGAAACCGAAATTATAGATTATGTTACTACCTCAGGCACCATGGGAAATCCGGTACTTGTTGGTCTAACAGATGCCGATTTAAATAGGCTTGCTTATAATGAGGCATTGGCGCTTAGTTGCTCGGGCATCACAAAACAGGATACGGTTCAATTAATGACTACTATAGATCGACGATTTATGGCAGGGTTGGCCTATTTTATGGGGCTTCGAAAGCTTGGTGCGTCGGTAATTCGAGTAGGATCTGGAGTGCCAGAATTACAATGGGATAGCATCTTAAAATTTAGTCCCACCTATCTTATATGTGTGCCTTCTTTTCTTCTAAAAATGATTGCTTATGCTAACACCAATGGTATCACCATTTCTGAAACTTCTGTAAAAGCCGCCATTTGTATTGGAGAGCCAATTCGCGATGCAGATTTTAAATTAAACGCGTTAGGTAAAAAAATTGTGTCTGCATGGGATATAGATTTGTTTACAACCTATGCATCTACAGAAATGCAAACAGCGTTTAACGAATGTCACAATCATAACGGCGGACATTTAAATCCTGAGTTACTTATTGCTGAAATTTTAGATGAACACAACCAGCCTGTATCTAATGAGGCCGTAGGAGAGTTAGTTATTACTACATTAGGCGTAGAGGGAATGCCGTTAGTTCGCTTTAAAACCGGCGATTTGGTGCAAAAGCATGTAGATTTATGCGATTGTGGAAGAAATACACCAAGATTGGGTCCAGTGATTGGCAGAAAGCAGCAAATGATAAAATATAAAGGAACTACCATATACCCGCCGGCAATGTATAATGTGTTGCAGGATTTCGATCAGATACAAAGTTTTATCATAGAGATTTTTAAAAATGATGTTGGAACCGATGAAATTGTGCTTAAAGTCGTTTCAGACGATATTTCAGAAACATTTAAAGAGCGTATAAAAGATCATTTTAGAGCCAAATTACGTGTTAGTCCAGTCATACAATTTAGTACAGAAGAACTTTTAAGTTCGTTAAAGTTTCCGAAGATGAGCAGAAAACCAGTGCTCCTTATTGACCGTAGGTAG
- the rimP gene encoding ribosome assembly cofactor RimP: MMRKKVENLLNEALAEKPSLFLIDLSISEANQIRVIIDGDAGVSVQDCIDVSRAIEHNLDREEEDFSLEVHSAGVSEPLSIVRQYKKNLGRSLQVKTENDTIEGELTAVTDDAVTLKWKAREPKPIGKGKVTVQKEAVLPYNDIVEAKVMIKFN; encoded by the coding sequence ATAATGCGAAAAAAAGTTGAAAACTTATTGAACGAGGCCTTAGCTGAAAAACCATCATTGTTTTTGATTGACCTTTCTATTTCAGAAGCCAATCAGATACGAGTGATTATTGATGGGGATGCAGGTGTGTCTGTTCAAGATTGTATAGATGTGAGTCGTGCTATTGAGCACAATTTAGATAGAGAGGAAGAAGATTTCTCTTTAGAAGTTCACTCTGCAGGAGTTTCAGAACCTTTGTCTATAGTGCGCCAGTACAAAAAAAATCTTGGAAGAAGTTTACAGGTTAAAACTGAAAACGATACCATTGAAGGGGAGCTAACAGCAGTTACTGATGATGCGGTAACCTTGAAATGGAAAGCGCGCGAACCCAAACCGATAGGAAAAGGCAAGGTAACCGTTCAGAAAGAAGCGGTATTGCCATACAACGATATTGTTGAAGCAAAAGTGATGATAAAATTTAATTAA
- the nusA gene encoding transcription termination factor NusA, whose translation MENLALIDSFSEFKDDKQIDRVTLMAILEEVFRNALKKKFGSDDNFDIIVNPDKGDLEIWRNRIVVADGEVEDPNEEISLTEARKIEDDFEVGEDVSEEVKLMDLGRRSILALRQNLISKIHEHDNTIIYKQFKDLEGEIYTAEVHHIRHRAVILLDDDGNEIILPKDRQIPSDFFRKGDNVRGIIESVELKGNKPAIIMSRASPLFLEKLFEQEIPEVFDGLITVKKVVRIPGEKAKVAVDSYDDRIDPVGACVGMKGSRIHGIVRELGNENIDVINYTNNLNLFITRALSPARVTSIKLNEETKRAEVILKPEEVSKAIGRGGHNIRLAGQLTGFEIDVLREGAEEDVELSEFSDEIEQWIIEEFKKIGLDTAKSVLEQEVKDLVKRTDLEEETIQEVVNILKEEFEE comes from the coding sequence ATGGAAAATTTAGCATTAATTGATTCGTTTTCTGAATTTAAAGATGATAAACAGATAGATAGAGTAACGCTTATGGCGATACTGGAAGAGGTTTTTAGAAATGCTTTGAAAAAGAAATTTGGTAGTGATGATAACTTTGATATCATTGTAAACCCAGATAAAGGAGATTTAGAAATTTGGAGAAATAGAATTGTAGTAGCAGATGGCGAGGTTGAAGACCCAAATGAAGAAATTTCTTTAACCGAAGCACGTAAAATTGAAGATGATTTTGAGGTAGGAGAAGACGTTTCGGAAGAGGTGAAATTAATGGATTTAGGACGACGTTCAATTTTGGCATTGCGCCAAAACTTGATTTCTAAGATTCATGAGCATGATAATACTATAATTTACAAGCAGTTTAAAGACTTAGAAGGTGAAATTTATACCGCAGAGGTACACCATATTCGTCACCGTGCGGTAATTTTGTTAGATGATGATGGAAACGAAATTATCCTTCCAAAAGACAGACAGATTCCTTCAGATTTTTTCCGTAAAGGAGATAACGTTAGAGGTATTATTGAAAGCGTAGAGCTAAAAGGAAATAAGCCTGCGATTATCATGTCGCGTGCGAGTCCGTTGTTTTTAGAAAAATTGTTTGAACAAGAAATACCGGAAGTCTTTGATGGTTTGATCACCGTAAAAAAGGTAGTGCGTATTCCAGGCGAAAAGGCAAAAGTTGCTGTAGATAGTTACGACGACCGTATAGACCCTGTTGGAGCATGTGTAGGTATGAAAGGAAGTCGAATTCATGGTATTGTACGTGAATTAGGCAATGAGAATATAGATGTAATTAATTACACAAATAACCTTAACTTGTTTATTACGCGTGCACTTAGTCCTGCTCGAGTAACTTCAATTAAACTTAATGAAGAAACAAAAAGAGCTGAGGTAATATTGAAACCAGAAGAAGTGTCTAAAGCGATTGGTCGTGGCGGACATAACATTCGTCTTGCAGGACAATTAACAGGTTTCGAAATTGATGTGTTAAGAGAAGGAGCTGAAGAAGATGTAGAATTAAGCGAATTTTCTGATGAAATCGAACAATGGATTATCGAGGAGTTCAAGAAAATTGGTCTCGATACTGCAAAAAGTGTGTTAGAGCAAGAAGTGAAAGATCTTGTAAAGCGTACAGACCTTGAGGAAGAAACCATCCAAGAGGTAGTGAATATATTAAAAGAAGAATTTGAAGAGTAG